The Aspergillus flavus chromosome 2, complete sequence region cccTTCTCCAGACTCCAAATGATCGGTGGTTCTGTCAGTCAAATGACTGCGTAATTGCCGGcgaagaataataaaaatcatTAAAAAGGGAAACGAACCTCTCAACTTCTCCCGCAGCTTGAGGAACCGACCTTACCTTACCTAACCTAACCTTTTACTCCTCATTCCTCGTGATTACTGGTATTATTATTCCTTCTCACCCGCATCTAATCGGCACTCCCCTATATTCAAACCACCCATTCCTATCGTCCCTCGTTCGACCACCACCCACTTTCGTTTCCGAATTCTCTTTTCCCACCCCTTCTTGATTCTTGGGGGGTTCAGTCAACCCATCAGTCGCTTTTAGTTGACCCATTTCCAGCCACTCGCTGAGAAGGGTCCTCGCCTGACTCTGCATGTGCTCAGCCTTACACCAGTCCTGAACGATCAATCGGAGTGTGCCTCTCCGCCCAACACACCAACTTTCACCCGTGGCTTGGCAACCATCAAGCCTCCTTCTCTCGAAGGAGATTCCCAAGTCGCGCCTCCCCGTCCTCGTTCTCTATTGTCCTCCTCGGCCCATCTTCTCCCCCGACCATTCATCGCTAGGCTGAAAGAGGCTGTGGAGGCTTGTGCCTCAGGTCATCGTCGAAACCGCCCGGTTCGAGATCAGACCTCCTAAACTGAAATCCTCCCATAGGATCGTCTAAAATAAAACTCTCCGACCCTCCTTCCCCGCCCGTGGTTTTCGGTTCCTAGACTACTTTTCTGCGTTTTCGCCGCCATACGGTGGTCAGAGCCGTCATATTGTATCCCAGAAGCGAGACTCCGGCGGACACGAGCTCCGTAACGGAGCCTATTGCCAAAATTCAGACCAACAATTCACGCGCCTCCCTCCTTGGGGGTTCATTTGACCCGGCATTTCGACGAGGCGGCGGTTTTCGAGGGCGAGAAGGGTATGCAAATGTGCCTCCGCACCCTAAGAAAAGCAAAATGTATAAACCAAATTCAATGTGGACGTGGTCCTTCTGTATTGTGACCCTTTTCCAAGCAGTCGTCACACTCGCTCTAGAATGGTATGTGCTGTCACTGCGGTTCCTGGAAAGATATATCGCTGATGCTGACGGGGTACTTTGTAGTTATGTATTCGCAGACTTCCAGCTCAAACTCAAGGAGATAGCCGTCAACGTGACGGCATCCAAAACAATACCGACCTTTTTAGCACTGTACAGTTTCGGTTTTGTCTATGAGTTGGTACTGGTCTACGATGCACTGCGCCTTAAGAATACCATTCAAATCATCGGGCTGTGTGTATGCAACGTTGGTCTACTGATTTACGGTGCCGTGCAAGTGGAGCAAATCAAAGATGCGATCGGAGTCTTGAATGACAATTCAGCCATTGACCCGGCTGTGTGGGGACAGATTAAGCCTTTTCTGATTATTATCCCATGTGTTGTGGCCATGGGCACGCTGCTGATGATGATCGTTGCTTGGAAATTATACGATGAATTTGCGTGGTCCATCTACAAGCACATCAGCGCTGATCTGCGAATGAAGCGCCGATACCTCACATATCAGGTTTGTTGTGAACCACCCAGTGGATAAGGAATTCTAGCTGATTGAACGGGCAGATTTACATTGCGCTCCTCAAGttcgacttcttcttcttccttggttTTACTGTTCAGTTCGTGGTCATTGTCACTAACCGGCACGATGCTGAGTTTGCACTTACTCTGGCGGCTATCCCGGTTACGATCTTGATTTTGTTAGCTGCCGCTCTATTCGTTCGGCGCGAAAGTTCTGTTGGAATGATCGTAATTATTGTACGTGTTGAACGGTCACCCATCTGCGAGAAGTTCTCTAACTATTATCATAGCTCCTCTACTTTGCTGCGCTGGCGTATTTCTTGTTCAAGCTGTACCGCATTTATGACAAGAACACTTACCAGGAATACCTCCAAGCGCAACGATCCTTGACATTCTTCGCCGTCATCACCCTCGTTCTCATCGTTATGACTATCATCAACGCTTGCATGTGTATGCACAATTTCCACAAGGGCTTGAAACCGCACGTGAATAGGAAAAAGGCCCGCAAAGAAGCGGAGAAGACCACGGAGTTGTCTTCAAACATTACTGGCCAAGTGCCCAGTCGGATGGAGATCGATTGAGCTCGACCATGGTCGGTACAATTTTATGATTTCAAGAGAACGACCTTTCGGTTCAATTGTCCATATAGAAACAACCAAGCGCTTTATCGGGACACAAATATCCACGTTATACGTTTGCGAGCCGCGTACAATTCGCTCTTATATGTCGACTTGGATACTGTATTTTGAAGGTGTTTCCGGGATTTGCGATATGATACCTTTTACTGCATTGATCGATTTTAGCTCACGATTTCCATTATCTTCTCCGTTTGCTGTCAGGGTTTCCCTTTTTActtcatttctcttcgtcGCCCTTCCACATACAGCCATATTAAATGGGCGCTGACAGCGTTCAATCGATGATTCCGACACTTGCactttgatatccttgcttATGTCAATTTATTTTTCACGACTGTGCATCTCATATGTTATGTACTGTATCTATCATATAATTGGAATAAAATACATAGGAAGAAAACTGACGCTTTGGCTCGTAATTTGACTGGAGAAAGTAGGGATGCTGTTACACTTGAACCCTCCAAAAATGCAAGTATCCTCGATAGTATGCACCAAGTCCGTTTACAACAATCTGTGAAGTTCAAGACGACCTCTGTCATTTTGAGAGGGAAGGGGATGCATAGGCGGGCtgtggttggtggaggaAACTGGGGTAGGTCGGCGTGACGATACGTGACAGTACGGCCAATGGGAAATCGTGAGCGTGGCCTCTTTTGAGTGACTTGCGACCTCAACTCTCTCTGCGAGCTACAACTTAATTCCCCTTCCACTTCCAAGCAGGcttccctccttctccaaccagcccatttgtttttcttcgtcCTTAAATTTAATTTCGCTCAATTCTTTACGAcattctttgattttcttcatttGACTACTATTTCTTAAAATGGTGAGTGTCCTTCGTGCACCAACTGATTGTCCGTCGGCAGATGGCACTTCTATCGTGTCTCGACATCGCATTGCTTTCTTACATCCCATTATGCTGGATCTCATTTCTCAATGGCGATGCTAATGTAAAGTAATTTAAGGCGTCTCCTCGTGCTGCCTCCCCCCTGACCTCTGGTGCCGAGTCTGGCCCAGACTCCAAGGCTTCTGGCTCTGGTGCTGGTGCCGCTGGCTCTGTCTCTTCCGTGGCCCGTACCTCCTCTCCCACTCCTCCCGGTGGTCCTCGAGCTGCTTTGCGTCGTCGCGCGGCTGCCGACCACAAGGAGTCTCTGCGCAATGCCAGACCCAGCTCGACTCGCGCTGCCGGTGCCGGTGGCTCTTCCGGTACCATGCTCAAGCTTTACACTGACGAGAGCCCTGGCCTGAGGGTCGACCCGGTCGTCGTCTTGGTCCTGAGCTTGGGCTTCATCTTTTCCGTCGTTGGTCTGCATGGTACGTAACGCCTGGGATGTGTCAATTCTAGCTATGATGGATACTAATACGTGTCTGGTTCTAGTCATCGCCAAGATCACTCGCAAGTTTTCCTCGTGATCAACGACGTTGCGTCTGCTCTCGCCATCACTCTCTTGCCTGCCTCCAGCGACATCTGGTTTGACTGAATGAGGTTCTGAGTGAGCAGGGATGTTTTGCTATGTATAGCCGGTCCCTGCTCCTGGAACGATTTTGGTTATTCTGTGAGAGTCGCTTTTGGCGGGTTCACTCCCGTACTCTCTTCTACCCTTTCGAAATATTATACCCCTTGGTGTCCGTTACCTATCCTTTGTCCTTGGTGCGCGGGGATCCTTAGATCGGATCGTCCGATACTTCGCGAAGTTGAGTGTTGAAAACCTATCTGCAGCATAGGTTGGGAAGGTGTGCTGGTTGTTACGTTACTGTTGGGGCTGTCTCCAACCCTTGTGACAGTTAATGAAGGATTCTCATGCCGAAAGTTTGGAAGGAAAGCTTTGTATAATATCAGTTGCTTTTTCAATGGGTACATGAACCTTAAGAAGTTGATTGCGTTGTAAGCGAGTCACGGCAGGACATGTGATATGTAAGCCTAGCCATTAGTCCAGGCAGAATTCTCTGCCTGAGGGAGAGGGCTAGCGCGGCCAGGACTTTCGATCTCATAAGCAGTCCGCTTTTTTGTGTATTTGCTAGAATCAACCCGACTTCCCACTAGGACTGACCCAGAATAACATCGACAACAATGAGATATGCACTATTGAATAGAGAAGAGAGACTAACTCCACATTGGCAAGTTGCGACTCCTTCTAGTTTCTCTTGTTCGATCAATCGAGATTAGATCCTCCAACGCTCCCCAGCTTCCGCACAATCAGGGTCGTGGGGAATGCAGATAATCCATTACTCGAAACCTGGAGTAAGGGAAAGCGTTATCACGCCCAGGGGGCTTATTTTCtagcttctttttcgttGTTGGTGATTTACCTAAAAGCCGGGTCAGCATCCACTATCTTGATATCAGAAAGGCCCGTGTTCCTTATCAACCGTTTGCCGTCTGGGAACCAATCGACGACGGCGTTGGTCCAACCTCCACTGATAAGGATGGGCGACGAAAACAAGACTAGCCAATGATAACGGGGGGATTGAGATCGACTATGATAGGGACCATGAGCCTTATGGATTGTCAATAAGCGATGGAAATAAGAAAACCGTGGGCCAGCTAGTCCATCTGTGACGTTGCTGGAATACGAACGTGAAGCCCTTATCAGGTCCCGGAAAGTTAGAATGACAAAGACTGGGTTGAGCAGTCCAAAATCCCGATTCAATGAGACTAAGGATGTTGATCAGTCTGAGGTCTGCGAGGTCGGAGCTCTCCTATGCCTATGGTTGTACTACATGAGATAGTATATGAATCAAGTCATCCTTCATTTCCCTACGGATTTTCTTACAGGAAGTATATCAGACTGCTGAAGATCATTGTTTGTGGATCATCACACCGAAGCTAGCCTTTGCTGTTATACTTGAACTACAATTAGATACCCCATATTAAGGAGTACGTGCATTCAGGTTGACCATCCAAGGGCCTCGTCCGACAAAGGCTGCAGTCATGTCGGAGACAGCCAACTTTGTTGCTCCCTTGTCCCAAGGGTTTGGCTATGGCATCATCGTTGGGTTAGGGTTCGCGTTTGCTTTGGTGATGGTTTTCATTACCTGGGCCCTTAAAAGGTAAGTGCTACCTCACTTTACCATGGCGTGCCATCGAATGAGGGACTGGGGCTAACGGACTGTTCGCTATAGATATCAGTATGAAGTCCAAACCTCTGAGATGTTTTCAACTGCAGGAAGATCCGTAAAGTCAGGCttggttgctgctgctgtcgtAAGTAGCTGGACTTGGGCTGCCACCCTTCTGCAATCTTCCGCAGTAGCCTACCAGTACGGAATTTCGGGGCCATTCTTCTATGCATCAGGTTAGTGTGACCGAAGGAACAGTAGGGTTTCATCACTCACAGCGTGGATCCCAGGTGCCTGCGTGCAGATTATTTTATTCGCAACGCTCGCCATTGAACTCAAACGGCGAGCCCCGAATGCACATACATTCCTGGAAGTCATTCGTGCTCGATATGGGACTGCTGTCCATGTGGTCTTCATTGTTTTTTGCCTGATGACCAACATTCTTGTCACTGCAATGTTGCTCACTGGTGGATCTGCTGTCTTGACATCCCTAACTGGAGTTAATACGGTTGCAGCTTGTTTCCTGCTCCCCATTGGTGTCGTGCTCTATACTCTCTTCGGCGGCATCAAGGCTACTTTTATCACAGATTATATGCACACTGTGGTTATCATCGTCgttatttttatctatgCATTCTCCGCTTACGCGACTAATGATACTCTTGGATCTCCGAGTAGAGTTTATGATGCTCTAGTTGCGGCGGCTGATCGTCATCCTGTGGAGGGTAATGCTCAGGGCAGTTATCTCACCATGCGCTCAAAGGAGGGTGGTATTTTCTGGGTTATCAACCTTGTCGGTAAGTAACTACATGCAGCCTTTTGATGTGGCTTAACGCTAACTATGATCTAGGTAACTTTGGGTGTGTAGATGTCTTGCTGAAGCTTAGTCAATATGTGCTAACAGTGTGTTTCAGGACTGTCTTCCTTGACAATGGGTACTACAACAAAGGTGTGTTAAACTTGAGATCGAATGGTGCTTAAGTACTGACTTTGATAGCTATTGCTGCGCACCCCGTGCATGCTTTCCCCGGATATGTTATTGGTGGCCTCTGCTGGTTCGCCATTCCTTGGCTTTGTGCCAGTACTATGGGAATATCTGCTCTTGCTCTTGAAGGTACTCAGCGCATGAGTTCGGAGGACGTAACTGCCGGTCTTGTCCTACCTTTCGCTGCTGTCAAGCTTCTGGGATACAGTGGAGCTGTCTGCACCACACTCATGATTTTCATGGCAGTCACATCGGCTTTTTCGGCTCAGCTAATTGCTGTTTCTTCCATCCTAACTTACGATATCTATCAGGCCTATATCAACCCCTCTGCAAAGGGCAAGAGATTAGTGTGGGTGTCTCACATGTCCTGTATTTTCTGGGCTATTGCCATGGCCGGCTTCGCAACAGGTCTCTACTACGCGGGTATCGGTATGGGCTATCTTTACTTGCTCATGGGTGTTATCATCTCCTCGGCGGTGTTCCCAGGGGCGATGACCCTCGTCTGGAAGGGACAGAACTGGGTCGCCGCAGCTGCATCACCTATCCTGGGACTCGCCGTGTCCCTCATCGCATGGCTTGTAACCGCTAAAAAGGAATCTGGTGTATTAACCGTCACTACCACCGGCGCAAAGTAAGTAATCTGCCTCTGTCTCACCCAATAAGGCCTCTCCCAACTAACAGAAAGCCCAGCTACCCTATGCTCGCTGGTAACGTCGCCGCCCTCCTCAGCCCCATTATATTCTCCCCAGTCCTTACCTACATCTTCGGCCCTCAGAACTACGACTACGAATCTATGCGCGCCATCCGCAAAGTTGACGACACAGACGTCGCAGCAGCCGCACACGTCGACATCGAACTTATCCCCGGCGAAAACAGTCCCGCTACCATCAATGCCGCCAAAGACCAAGAGGAAGAGCGCAAGCTCAACAGGGCCGCGCTCTACTCGCGCACCCTCACCATCGGCATGGTCCTGTGCTTCCTGCTCCTGTGGCCGATCCCCATGTATGGCAGCTCATATGTGTTCAGCAAGAAGTTCTTCACCGGCTGGGTTGTCGTGGGCATCATCTGGCTTTTCTGTACGACTGTTGGGGTGGTGATTTTCCCACTGtatgaaggaagagagagtatTATTCGTACGGCTAGACTTATGGCTCTTGATGCGGTTGGTAAGAAGCCGAGATTTGAGGGACAGGAACAGGCTTCGTCTGGTGCTACGACGCCAATGGAAAAAGTGGGTGCTAAGTCAGATGTGTAGTCTGGCTGCTTGGTATGCAAGATTCTGTTTGGGTTGGGATCGGGTAATGCCCAGATGCAGGTTCATCCATACCTCCTGATGTGATTGGGATTTTGTGATTTATATACCCCATTTGTTCTACGCCAGTTATGCTATTAATGTTGTTAATAATTTCTACCAATCGAATGCACATATCACATGAGAACAATCACcataattaaaataaaaaagtcaagtagaaaaagaaccaaagGTATCGTACAACAACAGAATATACACATCATTAACATCGCTTCTCAACCAGACCAAAGTTCCATCCCCCATAGCCCTCAGcataataaaataagaaaacaaaggttAGCACCAACACAGACTCACTTATATTGATAGTTCTGCGGCGGTGCCCCGGCCTGGGGCTGGGGATATCCACCTCCCCCAGAAGCCTGGGGAGGAGGTCCCCAATAGGCTTGTGGAGGTGGTGCCGGGCCAGCCGGTGCACCTGCCGGGGGCCTGGTCTCTGGCGTGATATCGGGGCGATCACTTATCTTTGTTAGTTGATTTGATCTGATAAGGACTTTCCATTTGGAATACTGATTGAGGGAGCCAGCTTACCGGAGGTCTTGGGTGAAGCGGCATGTGTAACATGTGACTTCCTGGGGGGTTgttagtatttattatccATTTGGCGTTAGCTGGGAATTGGTTGCGGGAGAGATTACCTTGTACTTTTTTGTTGCGAGTGGGATCATGGGCTGATGAGTTACGGTTCATGTTAGTTAGACattctggatgatgatagAAAGAGAGCTTTTGCAAGCCAATCGGGAATGCAACATACAATGAAGCAGACGGTAAACCAAGGCCTAGGATAATCAGCATCATCGTCCCTTTTTTCCAAAGCGCCGATTAAGTTAACAGAGAAAGCAACATACCATCGCGTAATACAATGTCCATTATAGTGTTGGCCTAATCCAACATGATTAGTCGGGTCAGGTACAAGCTAACCGAGCACCTAGTAAGCAAAACTGGAGTAAACATACAGTTATAACAGTAAGCCCTGACATTCTCGTAGCCTTCCAGCATGGACGTAAACTCTATTTAACCTGTTAGCCTAGTGCttatgaagaagagaagatgtcGTGCTTAGAAATCGGCACATGGGAGTTTATTTCCGGTCGGTGCGGAGGATAGATATACACGGAGGAATCATTAGTATGCAGACGTACCATGCGTTCCGAACGTGATGCAGATTGCCATGGTGGATGGGGTTTTCGCGGTTCTTGATCTATGATACTAAGTGAAGGTATGGCTTTCTGATCTTGGGGGTTTATGATCACGGTAAGTTGAGTTGGTGAGGGTTGAATCCAGGGCGAAAGGCAGCGCTATTATAAAGTCCCTTATTGGGGGTGACGTGTGGCGCTGTGGCTTGGCACTTGGCGTTTGggtgctttctttcttctggaatgCGTGGCACGTGGTTGGTGGTTTTTGGGAAATTTTATGAATTGGTAGAGGTAAGCTGAGACTTGATTTGAAAGTTAGATAGGTGAGGTGAGTGAGTTGCGTGTAATCATTCTTGTGGTGGCTGATTGGGACGCTCTACAGTTGCTAAGGCAGTAACTGTTACGAGCCTACTACTACTTTTACAAGGCACTCCGTTAAACAGCACACAATCTGCTTGGTACGACCAATCTAGCTCACATCAAGATACAATGGTGACCATATTGAATCATGTAAGAGTCGAAATTGTAAATAAATACCGctgaagggaagggaagattATGCAGCAACCAATTGCCATGACGCCTGATCTCAGGGGCCTGTCCATCGTGTCGCGAGTTTTAGATAGATACGTCGCCGGCGTCTATTTTATGGCGGTAAGTCCCAATTGGCAGTCAAGGCCCAATCGCCCAAGGACTCGGtcctctttttatttccaaCCATGTATGTCAGGGCGAGTTTATTGGGTcttgaagaggagaatgGCGCAGTGTCCGAGGTAGAAGTAGATGAAGTGTTTCGTCTCTAGACGGAGTTAGCGACGTTCTGGGAGACTAGTATATAAGTCGTACCGTGTGTAACAAAGCTTCCGAAATTCCTCCCTACGACACAATGCCATGTAGCTCCTTTGCGCGAGTCAAACTGTAGACTGTGAGTGACGGACGGTGGTTTTATCGAAGGAAGCGCTAACCTCTCGCTTGATGTACTGGGCAATGTCCTAGTAATAATTAGCATCC contains the following coding sequences:
- a CDS encoding putative dynein light chain type 1 (Dynein light chain, cytoplasmic), whose translation is MSSEKKDKLEPQIKSVDMTEDMQQEAVEVAIEAMEKYHIEKDIAQYIKREFDSRKGATWHCVVGRNFGSFVTHETKHFIYFYLGHCAILLFKTQ
- a CDS encoding Sodium:solute symporter family-domain-containing protein translates to MSETANFVAPLSQGFGYGIIVGLGFAFALVMVFITWALKRYQYEVQTSEMFSTAGRSVKSGLVAAAVVSSWTWAATLLQSSAVAYQYGISGPFFYASGACVQIILFATLAIELKRRAPNAHTFLEVIRARYGTAVHVVFIVFCLMTNILVTAMLLTGGSAVLTSLTGVNTVAACFLLPIGVVLYTLFGGIKATFITDYMHTVVIIVVIFIYAFSAYATNDTLGSPSRVYDALVAAADRHPVEGNAQGSYLTMRSKEGGIFWVINLVGNFGCVDVLLKLSQYVLTVCFRTVFLDNGYYNKAIAAHPVHAFPGYVIGGLCWFAIPWLCASTMGISALALEGTQRMSSEDVTAGLVLPFAAVKLLGYSGAVCTTLMIFMAVTSAFSAQLIAVSSILTYDIYQAYINPSAKGKRLVWVSHMSCIFWAIAMAGFATGLYYAGIGMGYLYLLMGVIISSAVFPGAMTLVWKGQNWVAAAASPILGLAVSLIAWLVTAKKESGVLTVTTTGANYPMLAGNVAALLSPIIFSPVLTYIFGPQNYDYESMRAIRKVDDTDVAAAAHVDIELIPGENSPATINAAKDQEEERKLNRAALYSRTLTIGMVLCFLLLWPIPMYGSSYVFSKKFFTGWVVVGIIWLFCTTVGVVIFPLYEGRESIIRTARLMALDAVGKKPRFEGQEQASSGATTPMEKVGAKSDV
- a CDS encoding transport protein sec61 subunit beta (translocon protein Sec61beta, putative); amino-acid sequence: MASPRAASPLTSGAESGPDSKASGSGAGAAGSVSSVARTSSPTPPGGPRAALRRRAAADHKESLRNARPSSTRAAGAGGSSGTMLKLYTDESPGLRVDPVVVLVLSLGFIFSVVGLHVIAKITRKFSS
- a CDS encoding rhodopsin family protein encodes the protein MAICITFGTHEFTSMLEGYENVRAYCYNCQHYNGHCITRWPWFTVCFIPMIPLATKKYKEVTCYTCRFTQDLRDRPDITPETRPPAGAPAGPAPPPQAYWGPPPQASGGGGYPQPQAGAPPQNYQYK